From the Maioricimonas rarisocia genome, one window contains:
- a CDS encoding UbiD family decarboxylase: MGYANLQSCLRDLEQTGQLVRIQDEVDPYLEAAEIQRRVYQAGGPAILYERVKDCRFPMVSNLFGTLERTRFLFRDTIELVRRLVDLKIDPTVAMQRPLHYGRAFPVAWAMQPKFVRSGPAIECETTLDQLPQLQSWPDDGGSFITLPAVYSENPDRPGWQKSNLGMYRVQLAGNEYALNRQVGLHYQIHRSIGVQHAAAIRRGEPFRVNIFVGGPPALPLSAVMPLPEGLSELTFAGAMSGRRLRMIRRDGGLPIAAEADFCIVGTVDPDRQLPEGPFGDHLGYYSLVHDFPVLNVEKVYHRRDAVWPFTVVGRPPQEDTSFGEIIHEITGPAIPSVLPGVKAVHAVDAAGVHPLLLAIGSERYVPYAAERTPQELLTQANAILGQGQLSLAKYLLIVAGEDNPDLEIHDIAAFLRHLLERVDWERDLHFQTRTTIDTLDYSGEGFNQGSKLVIAAAGAARRELGCEVPSDLTLPDRFRDPHVVLPGVLAVSAPKCSDRRDGMARRFCEAAEAGQALSGFPLIVLVDDAEFTARTLSNFLWVTFTRSNPAADIDGIGSFTEDKHWGCRGALVIDARIKPHHAPPLIEDPEVTRRVDQLGAPGGPLHGVL, encoded by the coding sequence ATGGGTTACGCGAACCTCCAGTCCTGCCTGCGGGATCTCGAACAGACCGGCCAGCTCGTCCGGATTCAGGATGAGGTCGATCCGTACCTCGAAGCGGCGGAGATCCAGCGGCGCGTCTATCAGGCCGGAGGGCCGGCGATCCTGTACGAGCGGGTGAAGGACTGCCGGTTCCCGATGGTCAGCAACCTGTTCGGGACGCTGGAGCGAACGCGGTTTCTGTTCCGCGATACGATCGAACTCGTCCGTCGGCTGGTCGATCTGAAGATCGACCCGACGGTCGCGATGCAGCGGCCGTTGCATTACGGCCGGGCCTTTCCTGTCGCGTGGGCGATGCAGCCGAAGTTCGTCCGCAGTGGACCGGCGATCGAATGTGAGACGACGCTCGATCAGCTCCCGCAGCTTCAGTCCTGGCCGGACGACGGCGGCTCCTTCATCACGTTGCCGGCCGTGTACTCGGAGAATCCCGACCGTCCTGGCTGGCAGAAGTCGAACCTCGGCATGTACCGGGTGCAACTGGCGGGGAACGAATACGCCCTCAACCGGCAGGTGGGGCTGCATTACCAGATTCATCGTTCGATCGGTGTGCAGCATGCTGCGGCGATTCGGCGGGGAGAGCCGTTTCGGGTGAACATCTTTGTCGGTGGCCCCCCTGCCCTGCCGTTGTCCGCCGTGATGCCGCTGCCGGAGGGACTCTCGGAACTCACCTTCGCCGGCGCGATGAGTGGTCGCCGGCTGCGGATGATTCGACGCGACGGCGGGCTGCCGATTGCGGCCGAAGCGGACTTCTGCATCGTCGGCACGGTCGATCCGGATCGTCAGTTGCCGGAGGGGCCGTTTGGTGATCATCTCGGCTATTACAGTCTCGTGCATGACTTTCCGGTGCTGAATGTCGAGAAGGTGTACCATCGCCGGGATGCGGTCTGGCCGTTCACCGTCGTCGGCCGCCCGCCGCAGGAAGACACGTCGTTCGGCGAGATCATTCACGAGATCACCGGCCCGGCGATCCCCTCGGTCCTGCCGGGGGTGAAGGCCGTGCATGCGGTCGATGCTGCCGGCGTTCATCCGCTGCTGCTGGCGATCGGTTCGGAGCGTTACGTCCCGTACGCTGCCGAGCGGACTCCGCAGGAACTGCTCACCCAGGCGAACGCGATTCTGGGGCAGGGGCAGCTTTCGCTCGCCAAGTACCTGCTGATCGTCGCGGGTGAGGACAATCCGGATCTGGAGATCCACGACATTGCTGCCTTCCTGCGGCATCTGCTCGAGCGGGTGGACTGGGAGCGGGATCTGCACTTTCAGACGCGCACGACGATCGACACGCTCGATTACTCGGGTGAGGGGTTCAATCAGGGATCGAAGCTGGTGATTGCCGCGGCCGGTGCAGCACGCCGCGAACTGGGTTGCGAGGTTCCCTCTGACCTGACACTCCCGGACCGTTTCCGTGATCCGCACGTTGTGCTGCCGGGGGTTCTCGCGGTCTCGGCGCCGAAGTGCTCCGACCGTCGCGACGGTATGGCCCGGCGATTTTGTGAGGCGGCCGAAGCCGGGCAGGCTCTGAGTGGCTTTCCGCTGATTGTGCTTGTGGACGATGCGGAATTCACGGCACGTACGCTGAGCAACTTCCTGTGGGTGACGTTTACGCGATCGAATCCCGCCGCGGACATCGACGGCATTGGTTCCTTCACGGAAGACAAGCACTGGGGCTGCCGGGGGGCGCTGGTGATTGATGCCCGGATCAAGCCGCATCATGCACCGCCGCTGATCGAAGATCCTGAAGTTACGCGGCGCGTGGATCAGCTGGGAGCACCGGGCGGTCCGCTGCACGGGGTGTTGTGA